AGATGTACAACCCCACCGGCACCGCGAAGATCCGTATGGCCCGCGCCATGATCGACGCGGCCGAGGCAGCGGGTGAACTGCGGCCCGGCGGCCGGATCGTCGAGTCCACCTCCGGCAACACCGGCCTCGGTCTCGCCGTCGTCGCCGCCGAGCGCGGCTACACCTTCACCGCCGTCGTCGACAACCACGCCTGCGCGGACAAACTCCGCGGCATGAAGGCGCTCGGCACCGAACTCGTCCATGTCGTGGACGAAGGCACCGAAGAACTCGCCACCGCCGCCCGCGAGGAACTCGCCGAGGAGATCGCCCGCGGCCAGGACAACACCGTCTTCACCGAGCAGCACAACAACCCCGCCAACGGCGTCGGTTACTTCCCTGTCGCCCACGAGCTGGCCGAAGCCCTCGACGGGAACCTTGACGTGCTGATCGCCGCCGTCGGCACCGGCGGGGCCCTGTTCGGCACCGCCCGTGAGCTGCACAGGATCGCCGGCGGGTTCACCGTCATAGGCGTGGAGCCCAAGGGATCCATCGCCTTCGGCGGCCCCGCCCACGACTACTACCAGTCCGGCACCGGCACCCCCGAGGGCGCCGAACTCGGCGCACTCGTGGACTTCGGCCTCCTGGACGAAGGGGTCAAGGTCGGCGACGTCGAGGCCTTCGCCACCTGCCGCGCCGTCGCCCGCACCGGACTGCTCATCGGCGGCTCCGCGGGCGGTGTCGTGTACGAGGCCCTGACCCGGCTGTCCGCCCTGCCGCCGGGCAGCACTATGGTCGCCCTGGTCAACGACGGTGGCGAGAAGTACCTGGACACCGTCTTCGACGACGACTGGATGCGCGAACGCGGCCTGCTCAGTGCCGAGGCCGAGCACGAGGTCGATGAACTGCTCACCAAACTCCGCGGGAACCGATAAGCCCATGCCGTCCACCCTGCTGCGCGACAGCCGCGCCCTCGGCGTCCTCGCCGTACCCCTGATCCTCACCCAGCTCGCACAGGTCGCCCTGACGACCACCGACACGGTGATGATGGGCCTGCTCGGGACCACCGAACTCGCCGCCGGCGGCCTGGCGATCGTCATCTTCAACCAACTGCGCACCATGGGCGTCGGACTGGTCACCTCCGTCGGCAATCAGACGGCCGCCGCCGCGGCCCGCGCGGAACAGCGGGCGGTCAAGGACACCGCCGGCCCGGCAGCATCCGCCCAAGAGGACGCGGCACCCGACGACGTACGGGCGATCGTCCGGGCCGCCCTGGCCGTGGCCACCCTCGCGGGCATCGTCGGCGCCGTCCTGATGATCCTCGTCGGCCGGGCACTGCCCTGGCTCGGCCAGGCCCCGGCCGTCGTCGACCTCGCCCAGACCATGCTCTACGCCCTCGCCCCCGGGCTGCTGCCGTGTCTGTGGTTCCAGGCCCTGAGGCAGTTCACCGTCGGTATGCGCCGCCCGCAGGCACTCCTGCGGATCACCATCGCCTCGGTCGCCGTGAACGCGGGCCTGAACTGGGTCCTCATCCATGGCACCTTCGGTCTGCCCGAGCTCGGGCTGACCGGTGTCGGGACCGCCACCTCGACCGTCTACCTCCTGACCTTCGCCGCCCTCTACCTCGCGGCGAAGAAGGACAGCGAACTCGCGCCCCTGCTCTCCCTGAACATCACCAAGGCCGACCCCGAAGTCGTCAAGCGCCTGGTCGGCCTCGGCATACCCATCGCCGCGACGTACGGCTCCGAGGCCGGCTTCTTCTCGGTCACCGCGCTCATGGCGGGCTCCTTCGGGCCCGACGCCCTCGCCGCGCACACCGCCGTCAACCAGCTCGTCTACATCGTCTTCCAGGTCGCCGTCGGCCTCTCCCACGCCGCGTCCATCAACGTCAGCCGCGAACTCGCCCTCGGCGACCACGGCGCCGCCCGCCGCATCAAGAACACCGCGCTGGCCTGCGCCGCCGCCGTCATGACCCTCGTCGGCGTCCTGTACGTGACCGTGCCCCGCCTGGTCCTCGCCCCGTTCCTCGACACCGGCTCCGACCAGGCGCTGGGCATCGCCACCCAACTCCTCGTCGTCACCGCCCTGCTCCAGTTCTTCGACTGTGCGCAGAACATCGGTGTCGGGCTGCTGCGCGGTCTCGACGACACCAGGGGCGGCTTCCGCATCACCCTCATCGGCTACTGGGCGGTCGGGCTGCCCGCCTCCTGGCTCCTCGCGCACGCGCTCCGACTCGACACCCTCGGTATCTGGCTCGGCCTCCTCACCGGCCTCGCCACCACGGCGGTCCTCCTCCTGCGCCGCTACACCCGTTCCCTCGACCGGCTGGAAGCCGCCGAACTCCCCGCGACCGCCTGAGCGGCTTCGGGGAGTTCGGCGTCCGGCGTCCGGCGAGTACGGCGTCCCGGTGAAGCGCCCGTCAGGACGACGGGCCCGAGCCGGGGCGGAACCTGCCCAGGGCGCGGGCGCACCAGCCGATGACGACGGCGTTGACCAGGGCGCCGAGGGCGATCGGGAGGAAGAGCATGGACCAGTGCTCGGGCAGCACGATCAGGAGCAGGCTGACCGGCAGGGTGGCGATCACCGGCACCACTCCGGCGAAGGACGCGTCGGGGTTGTCGCCCGAGTCGACCACGAGGACCCAGACGGTCAGCAGCACGACCGCCACGAGGTAGAGACGGGCGAAGACGCTGCTGAGCGCGTGGCGCAGGGTGCGCACGGCGCGCACGGCGAGGTGGGACGGCGCGGTGTCGGTCATGGTGGCGGGCTCCCGGTGTGCGGTGGTCATGAGATCGGTGGTCCTTCCGGTGGTTCGGGTCGAATGGCGCGGTCGGCACGGTCGGATCGGTCGGCGTGCGACCGGGCCCGGTGGCGCGGGGAGCCTCAGACGTGGCCGCCCGGTGGGGACGCGCGGACCAGGCCCAGGTCGTAAGCGAGGATCGTCGCCTGGAGCCGGTCGCGTACCTCGAGCTTGCGAAGCAGCGCGTTCACATGGGATTTGACGGTGCCGACGGTGATGTCGAGTTCGGCGGCGATCTCCGCGTTGTTCAGTCCCGAGGCGACCAGGGTGAGGACGAAACGCTCTCGTTCGGTGAGACGGTCCAGGCTCCCCTGTCCGGCCCGCGGTCCGACCGGCGGTCCCGCCGCGTAGTGGCCGATGAGCCGGCGGGCCGCGGACGGGGCGAGGACGCTCTCCCCCGCCGCCACGACCCGGATGCCGTGCAGGAGTTCGGCCGCCCGGACGTCCTTGAGCAGGAAGCCGGACGCACCCGCGCGCAGCGCCTCGAAGACATAGGCGTCGAGGTCGAAGGTGGTCAGTACGAGGACGCGGGGCGGGTTCTCCCGCGCGGTGAGGATCCGGGTGGCGGCGATGCCGTCGAGTCCCGGCATCCGTACGTCCATCACGATCACGTCCGGTGCGAGCTGTTCGGCGAGGCTCACCGCGGCGGCGCCGTCGCCGGCCTCGCCGACGACGGTCATGTCGTCCTCGGCGTCGATGACGGCGGCGAAGCCCGCCCGGACGACCAGTTGGTCGTCGACCACCATCACGGTCAGGTTCATCGGGATTCCTCGCGGGTCGTGGCATCGTCGCCGTCGCTCGGGACGGCGCTCCAGGGCAGACGCAGCAGGACGGTGCCCGGCTGTTCCGTGGTCAGGGTGCCGCCGAGGGCGTCGGCCCGTGTGACCAGCCGCTCGCGTGCCGTCGGGCCGGTGGCGCCGGACACGCCGGTGGCGCTCAGGGTCAGGACGCTGTCCGTGGCGTCGAGGACGAGCAGGACGGGCTCGTCACCACCGGCCTGGAGGATGGTCTCGGCGGCGCGGTAGGCGGCGATGTCCACCTCCGGCGGCAGCCGTTTCGGCACCCGGTCGGTGAGCCGTACGTCCACCTCGCGGCCGGTGGCCCGGCACTGGCCGACGAGCAGGTCGAGGGCCTGGAGCGTGGGCTGCGGCCGGAGTTCGGTGGTGGCGGGTTCGGCGGTGTGGACGGTTTCGAGCAGGGCGCGCATGGCGGTCAGGGCCTCGCGGGCACGTTCCGACGTCTCCGCGAGCCGTCCCGCCTCCGCCTCCCGGACCACTTCGGCCGTGCGGGCCAGCACGGTGGTCTCCAGCCCGGCGGTGATACGGCGGCGTTCGGCCCACGCGTCCCGTACGGCCTCCTCCACCAGTGTCGCGAGCCGGTCGCGCTGCTGCTCCCGGGCGGTCCGGCGGCGCTTGCCGTACCTGGTGCCCCACGACCGGGCGGCGAGCACCGGCGCGGTCATGGCGAGCGCGACGAGGGGGAACTGCCAGGCGGGCGTCGTGGCACCGCGGGACAGTACGGCGGCGGTCGCCGCGGCCGTGTGCACCACGGCGGCGGCCACCGGGGGGAGCCAACTCCTCGCCGCGACCGACCCGTTGGTGGCGCCCGTCATGACGGCGAGTGCCACGCAGGTGGCGAGTACGCTCAGCACGGGCGGCAGGAGCACCGGCCCCGCGTAGCCGCCCACCTCCATCGCCGCCGGCCAGAACCCGGCCAGAACCAGCAGCACGCCCAGCGCGATCCGCGGCGCCTGCCGCAGCCACAGCAGTGTCAGCACCTGCGCCGTGGCGAGCAGCGCGAAGATCGCGCCGGCCGAGACGCCGGGTCCGCTGGACGCCTCGCTCACCTGGACGAGGAAGAACGGCACGAACGGCTGGAAGCACAAGCCCGCGGCGACGAACTGGGCGATCCGGTACTCGCGCGGCACGGCCGCCGCGTGCACCGTCCGGTTCCGCCCGGGCAGGACCGCGCGCACCTCCCACCCGCCGTCCGGCGTCGGCCCGCTGGTGAGCGTGCCGCCCGCCTCCCGGGCCCGCCCGCGCAGGGAGTTCTGGCCGCGCCCGCCACCGAGTCCCTTGACGGAGCCGTCACTTCGCGCGGCGCCGGATCCCGGGTCCGTGCCCGCGCCCGGCGCGTTCGGTGGGGCGTTGCGCACCACGACGTCCGTGTGCGAGTCGCCGTGGACACATCGCACGGTGGTGGGGGCGCCGGAGGCGTGGCGGATCACATTGGTCAGTGCCTCGCGGACGATGCCGTACGCGGCGTCGCCGACGGCACCGTCCGGCAGGGCCTCGGTCTCACAGGTCACCGGCAGCCCGAGGGCCTGGAAGCCGGCGACGAGTTCGCGCAGTCGCTCCTGCGCGGGCAGGTCCCCCGGTGAGGGCGTCGGGGCCCTTACGGCGGTCAGTGCCCGGGTCACCTCCCGGCCGGTCTCGGCCGCGAACTCCACCGCCTTGTCCGCCAGTTCGGGCCGTCGCTCCCGAAGCCCCAGCGCCGCCTCGACCGTCACGACCACCGCCGTGAGGTGATGGGCGCTGACGTCGTGCAACTCCCTTTCCATACGGCGCTGTTCGGCCGCCGGAAGGCGGTGCCGCTCGCTCTCGGCCCGGTGCAGTCGCCGTTCGGCGGTGCTCCGCTCGGCCCGCCGCCGGCGCGCGAACAGTCCCGTTCCGGTGGCTGTCGCGTAGAGAAGCGCGGTGAGGACGAGATCGAGGCCCTGGCCGCCGCTCAGCCCGTGCAGGTTGATGCCGTACAGGAGTTGCCAGACCGTGAGCGTCGCCACGCACAGCAGTGCGGTGGTGGTGTCCCGTTCGGTGGCCACCGTGAACAGGGCCAGCGCGACCCCCGCCGTACCGAGCACCGCCATGGCGCCCGTCGGCAGGGGCCCGGCGCCGATCGCGCAGACGACGACGACCACGGCGAGGACGGGCGCCGGGCGGGTACGGCGGGCCGCGAGCGCGACGGCCACCAGACCGCCGGCCAGGGCGGCGGCGAGGAGTTCCGCGGCCGCCGGAGCGGTGCCACGCGCCAGCGTGTATCCGGGCCACAACGCGGCCTGGACACCGAGCAGCAGGACCGGGAGAAACCGGTCGTCAGTTCGTTCCATGATGTGCTCCACGCTACGGTCCCGCGTGGGGCACCGACATCAGCCCACCGGGCGATCGGTGCCTCTATCCGGAGATAGAGACACCGCCGGCCGGAGTCCTGCGGTCATTCCCTGTTCAGTCGAGTCGCGCGCTCAGTGACTCCGTTCCGGGG
This window of the Streptomyces niveus genome carries:
- a CDS encoding SCO4225 family membrane protein, with the protein product MTTAHREPATMTDTAPSHLAVRAVRTLRHALSSVFARLYLVAVVLLTVWVLVVDSGDNPDASFAGVVPVIATLPVSLLLIVLPEHWSMLFLPIALGALVNAVVIGWCARALGRFRPGSGPSS
- a CDS encoding histidine kinase, producing MERTDDRFLPVLLLGVQAALWPGYTLARGTAPAAAELLAAALAGGLVAVALAARRTRPAPVLAVVVVVCAIGAGPLPTGAMAVLGTAGVALALFTVATERDTTTALLCVATLTVWQLLYGINLHGLSGGQGLDLVLTALLYATATGTGLFARRRRAERSTAERRLHRAESERHRLPAAEQRRMERELHDVSAHHLTAVVVTVEAALGLRERRPELADKAVEFAAETGREVTRALTAVRAPTPSPGDLPAQERLRELVAGFQALGLPVTCETEALPDGAVGDAAYGIVREALTNVIRHASGAPTTVRCVHGDSHTDVVVRNAPPNAPGAGTDPGSGAARSDGSVKGLGGGRGQNSLRGRAREAGGTLTSGPTPDGGWEVRAVLPGRNRTVHAAAVPREYRIAQFVAAGLCFQPFVPFFLVQVSEASSGPGVSAGAIFALLATAQVLTLLWLRQAPRIALGVLLVLAGFWPAAMEVGGYAGPVLLPPVLSVLATCVALAVMTGATNGSVAARSWLPPVAAAVVHTAAATAAVLSRGATTPAWQFPLVALAMTAPVLAARSWGTRYGKRRRTAREQQRDRLATLVEEAVRDAWAERRRITAGLETTVLARTAEVVREAEAGRLAETSERAREALTAMRALLETVHTAEPATTELRPQPTLQALDLLVGQCRATGREVDVRLTDRVPKRLPPEVDIAAYRAAETILQAGGDEPVLLVLDATDSVLTLSATGVSGATGPTARERLVTRADALGGTLTTEQPGTVLLRLPWSAVPSDGDDATTREESR
- a CDS encoding response regulator — protein: MNLTVMVVDDQLVVRAGFAAVIDAEDDMTVVGEAGDGAAAVSLAEQLAPDVIVMDVRMPGLDGIAATRILTARENPPRVLVLTTFDLDAYVFEALRAGASGFLLKDVRAAELLHGIRVVAAGESVLAPSAARRLIGHYAAGPPVGPRAGQGSLDRLTERERFVLTLVASGLNNAEIAAELDITVGTVKSHVNALLRKLEVRDRLQATILAYDLGLVRASPPGGHV
- a CDS encoding MATE family efflux transporter; the protein is MPSTLLRDSRALGVLAVPLILTQLAQVALTTTDTVMMGLLGTTELAAGGLAIVIFNQLRTMGVGLVTSVGNQTAAAAARAEQRAVKDTAGPAASAQEDAAPDDVRAIVRAALAVATLAGIVGAVLMILVGRALPWLGQAPAVVDLAQTMLYALAPGLLPCLWFQALRQFTVGMRRPQALLRITIASVAVNAGLNWVLIHGTFGLPELGLTGVGTATSTVYLLTFAALYLAAKKDSELAPLLSLNITKADPEVVKRLVGLGIPIAATYGSEAGFFSVTALMAGSFGPDALAAHTAVNQLVYIVFQVAVGLSHAASINVSRELALGDHGAARRIKNTALACAAAVMTLVGVLYVTVPRLVLAPFLDTGSDQALGIATQLLVVTALLQFFDCAQNIGVGLLRGLDDTRGGFRITLIGYWAVGLPASWLLAHALRLDTLGIWLGLLTGLATTAVLLLRRYTRSLDRLEAAELPATA
- a CDS encoding cysteine synthase family protein; protein product: MPGALQRPAVVTRVSELIGRTPLLELAVTETGSRLLLKLEMYNPTGTAKIRMARAMIDAAEAAGELRPGGRIVESTSGNTGLGLAVVAAERGYTFTAVVDNHACADKLRGMKALGTELVHVVDEGTEELATAAREELAEEIARGQDNTVFTEQHNNPANGVGYFPVAHELAEALDGNLDVLIAAVGTGGALFGTARELHRIAGGFTVIGVEPKGSIAFGGPAHDYYQSGTGTPEGAELGALVDFGLLDEGVKVGDVEAFATCRAVARTGLLIGGSAGGVVYEALTRLSALPPGSTMVALVNDGGEKYLDTVFDDDWMRERGLLSAEAEHEVDELLTKLRGNR